In Cnuibacter physcomitrellae, a genomic segment contains:
- a CDS encoding efflux RND transporter periplasmic adaptor subunit — MAQADLAFATLSSPINGTVAAVALTAGSAVTAGSSDAVVTILGDDGYVVSSTVTLSNIGKLKIGQTATATLPSSGSTVTGSVSSIGVVDTATDSSTPSYDITIALDDDQALLNGASASVSVAVAVGDSVLTIPTSAAHRSGTDYTVDVVRDGTASSAPVEVGAIGDELTEITSGLTEGDQVVLADLSEAIPTDDSSTSSGLSGLGSSTTNGGGPSGAGGTFPGGSGPSGGAPGAR; from the coding sequence ATGGCGCAAGCCGACCTCGCCTTCGCCACCCTCTCCAGCCCCATCAACGGCACTGTCGCCGCCGTCGCCCTCACGGCCGGTTCCGCCGTCACCGCCGGATCAAGCGACGCGGTCGTCACGATCCTCGGCGACGACGGCTACGTCGTGTCCTCCACCGTCACCCTCTCCAACATCGGCAAGCTCAAGATCGGCCAGACCGCGACCGCGACCCTGCCCTCATCGGGCAGCACGGTGACCGGGTCCGTCAGCTCGATCGGGGTCGTGGATACCGCCACGGATTCCTCCACCCCGAGCTACGACATCACCATCGCTCTGGACGACGACCAAGCGCTGCTCAACGGCGCCTCCGCCTCCGTCTCCGTCGCGGTCGCCGTCGGCGACTCCGTCCTCACCATCCCCACCTCCGCCGCCCACCGCTCCGGAACCGACTACACCGTCGATGTGGTCCGCGACGGCACCGCCAGCAGCGCCCCTGTGGAGGTCGGGGCCATCGGAGACGAGCTGACGGAGATCACCTCAGGCCTGACCGAGGGCGACCAGGTCGTCCTCGCAGACCTCAGCGAAGCAATCCCCACCGACGACTCCAGCACCAGCTCAGGGCTCAGCGGCCTCGGCTCGTCGACCACAAATGGTGGCGGCCCGAGCGGAGCAGGCGGTACCTTCCCCGGCGGCTCCGGCCCCTCGGGCGGGGCACCCGGCGCCCGGTAG
- a CDS encoding DUF3500 domain-containing protein, which yields MTPTETPETRPARSFVRRTAPLVASLLLAGGLVLTGCATGTASTVVTATSSATDSASTSSDSSPTTTSTTDATTTAETISSTAAASQAFLAMLSDEQRDTVLYDFNDETKTTSWSNFPVTFVQRAGLNLADLTDEQKTAALAVLQSLLSDEAYATVSGIMGGDEYLHENSSSTESSLGQYYIAFFDDPSDTGEFEVQFGGHHLGINATLDGSTDAITFAPTHLGVQPAVYTDADGNEVQPFDGIYTDAFAFHDSLTDEQKATLISGQVTMCAPGDTCDFTTGTGLMGSDLTDAQKQLLLDLIGNWSEMADAQTSADARAKIEATLDDTVIAWSGATVYDMSTGDGINFSISGPNVYVAFQAQQGSAGADVAGVSTSGYERWDRGFRVGLRRRQQHDHRRYHPL from the coding sequence ATGACACCGACTGAGACCCCTGAGACTCGACCTGCCCGATCCTTCGTGCGCCGCACGGCGCCGCTGGTCGCTTCGCTCCTCCTGGCCGGCGGCCTCGTCCTCACTGGCTGCGCGACGGGTACGGCTTCGACCGTGGTCACCGCGACGTCGTCGGCAACCGACAGCGCGAGCACGAGCAGCGACTCTTCCCCGACCACCACGTCAACGACCGATGCCACCACGACCGCGGAGACGATCAGCTCGACCGCGGCCGCCTCGCAGGCCTTCCTCGCCATGCTCTCGGATGAGCAGCGCGACACGGTGCTGTACGACTTCAACGACGAGACCAAGACGACGTCGTGGTCGAACTTCCCGGTGACGTTCGTGCAACGCGCCGGGCTGAACCTCGCCGATCTCACCGACGAGCAGAAGACGGCCGCGCTGGCGGTGCTGCAGTCGCTGCTGAGCGATGAGGCCTACGCGACCGTCTCCGGGATCATGGGCGGGGACGAGTACCTGCACGAGAACAGCTCCAGCACCGAGTCCTCGCTGGGGCAGTATTACATCGCGTTCTTCGATGACCCGTCGGACACAGGCGAGTTCGAGGTGCAGTTCGGCGGGCACCACCTGGGCATCAACGCCACCCTCGACGGCAGCACCGACGCCATCACCTTCGCGCCCACCCACCTGGGCGTGCAGCCTGCGGTCTACACCGACGCCGACGGCAACGAGGTGCAGCCCTTCGACGGCATCTACACGGATGCGTTCGCCTTCCACGACAGCCTCACCGATGAGCAGAAGGCCACGCTCATCTCCGGCCAGGTGACCATGTGCGCTCCCGGCGACACCTGCGACTTCACCACCGGCACGGGACTGATGGGATCGGATCTGACCGATGCGCAGAAGCAGCTGCTCCTGGACCTCATCGGCAACTGGTCGGAGATGGCCGACGCGCAGACCTCCGCCGACGCCCGCGCGAAGATCGAGGCCACCCTCGACGACACCGTCATCGCGTGGTCGGGCGCGACCGTGTACGACATGAGCACGGGCGACGGGATCAACTTCTCCATCTCCGGCCCGAACGTGTACGTCGCGTTCCAGGCCCAGCAGGGCTCGGCCGGCGCCGACGTCGCCGGTGTCTCGACCTCCGGATACGAGCGGTGGGACCGCGGGTTCCGGGTCGGCCTCCGCCGGCGGCAGCAGCACGATCACCGCCGATACCATCCTCTCTGA
- a CDS encoding SDR family NAD(P)-dependent oxidoreductase produces MGSLRDRIALVTGGGSGLGRATCELFARRGASVVSGDLDGSAAAETIRLLAGDSHLALEIDVTDEGSIDSALSTVLGRYGRIDILVNSAGLGEGRSDTLVKGTPHWQRIIDVNLTGTYLACRGAAARMRHSGGVILNISSIAGVIGLPRRTAYSASKAAVTMMTRVLASEWASMGVRVNAVAPGYIRTPMTDELAAQGRLNLDVVTRRTPAGTMGTPVDVAEALAFLASDQARFITGAVLPVDGGYMAYGAPEDAWSPSDETEG; encoded by the coding sequence GTGGGCAGCCTCCGGGATCGCATCGCGCTCGTCACGGGCGGCGGCAGCGGGCTCGGGCGCGCCACGTGTGAGCTCTTCGCTCGCCGCGGAGCGTCGGTCGTGAGCGGCGATCTGGACGGCAGCGCGGCGGCGGAGACGATCCGCCTCCTGGCGGGTGACAGCCATCTCGCGCTGGAGATCGACGTCACAGACGAGGGCTCCATCGACTCCGCGCTGTCCACCGTGCTGGGCCGATACGGCAGGATCGACATCCTCGTCAACAGCGCCGGGCTGGGCGAGGGCCGAAGCGACACCCTCGTCAAGGGAACGCCTCATTGGCAGCGGATCATCGACGTGAACCTGACCGGCACGTACCTGGCCTGCCGCGGTGCCGCGGCCAGGATGCGCCACTCCGGCGGAGTGATCCTGAACATCAGCTCGATCGCCGGCGTGATCGGGCTGCCCAGGCGCACCGCATACAGCGCGTCCAAGGCCGCGGTCACCATGATGACGCGCGTACTCGCCTCCGAATGGGCATCGATGGGCGTACGGGTGAACGCCGTCGCCCCGGGATACATCCGCACCCCGATGACCGATGAGCTCGCCGCTCAGGGTCGACTAAACCTGGACGTTGTGACACGGCGCACCCCCGCCGGGACGATGGGGACACCGGTCGACGTCGCGGAGGCCCTCGCCTTCCTCGCCTCCGACCAGGCGCGCTTCATCACCGGGGCGGTCCTGCCCGTCGACGGCGGCTACATGGCCTACGGCGCCCCGGAGGACGCCTGGAGTCCGAGCGACGAGACAGAGGGCTGA
- a CDS encoding SOS response-associated peptidase, which translates to MCGRYAIDSKVNEAITAYVHAGGRPQDWRPSDWDANYNVAPTNTSVIVRDRVDDDSGELRREVDWDATWDFRPPWLKTPAPQINARIENLTSSNLWKKAFIGRRAIVPMLGYYEWKTIAGKKQPYFIHSPADFLSAAGIYVPVKTGDDWDVRFAIITREARDSSGEIHDRMPAFLTPDTWDAWLSPTDLEDPSETVDMLMATSETVASTITTFPVSKAINNVRARPVWDDPALLDPVDVSD; encoded by the coding sequence ATGTGCGGGCGCTACGCGATCGACAGCAAGGTCAACGAGGCGATCACCGCTTACGTCCACGCTGGCGGCCGACCACAGGACTGGCGCCCCTCTGACTGGGACGCCAACTACAACGTCGCCCCGACCAACACGTCCGTGATCGTCCGCGACCGCGTCGACGACGACTCCGGCGAGCTCCGCCGCGAGGTCGACTGGGACGCGACCTGGGACTTCCGACCGCCATGGTTGAAGACCCCGGCGCCGCAGATCAATGCCCGGATCGAGAACCTGACCAGCTCGAATCTGTGGAAGAAGGCGTTCATCGGCCGACGCGCGATCGTGCCGATGCTGGGCTACTACGAGTGGAAGACCATCGCCGGAAAGAAGCAGCCTTATTTCATCCACTCCCCCGCCGACTTCCTCTCCGCCGCCGGCATCTACGTACCCGTCAAGACCGGCGACGACTGGGATGTGCGGTTCGCGATCATCACCCGCGAGGCCCGCGACTCATCCGGCGAAATCCACGACCGCATGCCCGCCTTCCTCACCCCCGACACCTGGGATGCGTGGCTCTCCCCCACCGACCTCGAGGACCCGTCCGAGACGGTCGACATGCTCATGGCGACGTCAGAGACCGTGGCGTCCACGATCACCACCTTCCCGGTGAGCAAAGCGATCAACAACGTGCGCGCCCGCCCCGTCTGGGACGACCCCGCGCTCCTGGATCCCGTCGACGTGAGCGACTAG
- a CDS encoding glycerol dehydrogenase, with the protein MEGLRAFSTAGRYVQGPGALKEIGALCAGSSAHALLIVDAFMADRVGPAITSSLHRAGIRSTLRSVADEVTQSTVDRVARDTPEGVDLILGVGGGKTIDLAKGVSRALGVPIVTVPTVASNDSPASRAIAMYDDQHHLVAVPVLEHNPILVIVDTSLIAQAPPRFLSAGIGDALSKHFEVDACRAAGGLTMQGTRGLRIASIVARGCYDTLREHGRDALLASTAGRVDESLEETVEAIILLSGMSFENGGLSLAHAMTRGLMAVQGAAGFLHGEHVAYGTLVQLAVTGHGDAEVMDLMRFLRTVSLPSSLAALGVQIEDREAVSVIAGHTVRAPHITNLPAPLSAEGLVNAMRRVESLSTHLGDEPPRPY; encoded by the coding sequence ATGGAGGGGCTTCGAGCGTTCTCGACGGCGGGGCGATACGTGCAGGGCCCAGGCGCGCTCAAGGAGATCGGCGCTCTGTGCGCCGGGTCGAGCGCACATGCGCTGCTGATCGTCGACGCCTTCATGGCCGATCGGGTGGGCCCGGCGATCACGAGCTCGCTGCACCGAGCGGGCATCCGATCGACGCTGCGGAGCGTCGCCGATGAGGTCACTCAGTCGACCGTCGACCGCGTTGCCCGAGACACCCCGGAGGGGGTGGATCTCATCCTCGGAGTGGGCGGCGGGAAGACGATCGATCTGGCCAAGGGAGTCTCGCGAGCGCTGGGCGTCCCGATAGTGACCGTGCCGACGGTCGCCAGCAACGACAGTCCCGCCAGCCGTGCCATCGCGATGTACGACGACCAGCATCACCTCGTCGCCGTTCCCGTGCTCGAGCACAACCCCATCCTCGTCATCGTCGACACCTCGCTCATCGCACAGGCCCCGCCCCGGTTCCTCTCCGCCGGAATCGGCGACGCCCTGTCCAAGCACTTCGAGGTCGACGCTTGCCGGGCGGCCGGGGGTCTGACGATGCAGGGCACCCGAGGGTTGCGCATCGCCTCGATCGTGGCGCGGGGGTGCTACGACACCCTGCGTGAGCACGGTCGGGATGCTCTTCTCGCCTCGACGGCCGGAAGGGTCGATGAGAGCCTCGAGGAGACGGTCGAGGCGATCATCCTCCTCTCGGGGATGTCATTCGAGAACGGGGGCCTCTCACTCGCCCACGCGATGACCAGGGGACTCATGGCGGTCCAGGGCGCTGCCGGCTTCCTGCATGGCGAGCACGTCGCATACGGAACCCTCGTGCAGCTGGCCGTCACCGGACATGGTGACGCGGAGGTGATGGATCTCATGCGGTTCCTGCGCACCGTGTCGCTGCCGAGCTCCTTGGCGGCTCTCGGAGTACAGATCGAAGATCGCGAGGCAGTGTCCGTCATCGCCGGACACACCGTGAGGGCTCCCCACATTACCAACCTTCCCGCTCCCCTTTCGGCCGAGGGTCTCGTCAACGCGATGCGTCGCGTGGAGTCGCTTTCGACCCACCTCGGCGATGAGCCGCCACGACCCTACTGA
- a CDS encoding ParA family protein codes for MPEIDDRQALQRVVAVINNKGGVGKTTLAANLGGLLAASGWRVLIVDLDPQGNLGLDLGYRGTPQDDDGRALFTSLVLGSEMSTVSVRDNLDVVIGGSMLEQAAAALSSGAASRQADSRLTVANALAPLAANYDIILLDCPPSSDIIQSAAVVASRYVLVPVKTDRASLEGLALTASRLSEVIDLNPQIDLLGIVLFATGTSAMKVRNDFVSQIVSVLVSDDAGPDEVKDAHERVFASFVRHAEATANSARDKGLLVHELDAKVQRGPKWYERLRTGEPIERIGPASAKSVADDLQAVTKEFVERLTAMEQQSETEGATHGR; via the coding sequence GTGCCCGAGATAGATGATCGCCAAGCACTGCAACGAGTCGTAGCGGTTATCAACAACAAGGGCGGTGTCGGTAAGACAACGCTAGCCGCGAACCTCGGTGGTTTGCTCGCGGCGTCTGGTTGGCGGGTCTTGATCGTCGACCTTGACCCACAAGGCAATCTGGGCCTGGATCTGGGATACCGGGGGACACCTCAGGATGACGACGGTCGCGCCCTGTTCACCTCGCTCGTCCTGGGCAGCGAGATGTCGACCGTCTCGGTGCGAGACAACCTGGACGTAGTTATCGGTGGAAGCATGTTGGAGCAGGCCGCGGCGGCGCTCTCCTCGGGCGCTGCAAGCCGGCAGGCGGACTCTCGCCTCACCGTCGCAAACGCTCTAGCGCCGTTGGCTGCCAACTACGACATCATTCTCCTCGACTGCCCTCCGAGTAGCGACATCATTCAATCGGCTGCGGTCGTCGCGTCCCGTTATGTCCTCGTGCCAGTCAAGACCGACCGGGCCAGCCTTGAGGGCCTCGCTCTTACAGCTTCGCGTCTGAGTGAGGTCATCGATCTCAATCCCCAGATTGACTTGCTCGGCATTGTGCTCTTCGCTACCGGAACGAGCGCGATGAAGGTTCGAAACGACTTTGTCTCGCAAATCGTATCGGTCCTCGTTTCTGACGACGCCGGCCCAGACGAAGTCAAGGACGCTCATGAACGGGTGTTTGCCTCCTTCGTCCGTCATGCCGAGGCTACGGCGAATTCAGCTCGGGATAAGGGACTTCTCGTTCATGAGCTCGACGCGAAGGTTCAGCGAGGGCCGAAGTGGTACGAGCGCCTGAGGACGGGGGAGCCGATTGAGCGGATTGGGCCGGCCTCGGCTAAGAGCGTGGCCGACGACTTGCAGGCAGTCACCAAGGAGTTTGTTGAACGACTGACAGCGATGGAGCAGCAGTCAGAGACCGAAGGAGCTACTCATGGCAGATGA
- a CDS encoding replication protein RepA, which translates to MSLPYRDPGNVNYWERRNGPVTLTMRPALLTALDGSRYEGFAYGLLPRHALTWIATEAVQTQSPVLQLGSSMSSFMQKIGLAKGGRDAKRLTDQLQRLFGSQLQVRGLAMTDSGYGEKSQYFQIADAVQLWFSNDDELQGTRGLWASTVTLSDQFFRSIVDAPIPVNLEAMKALGASPMRLDIYLWATYRAHTLETTARVTWAELNQQFGGQYGSLRQFKAQFVKNLREVQIVYPELRVEVTGEHLVLRPSRPHAAEPKRRAELI; encoded by the coding sequence GTGTCGCTGCCGTATCGCGATCCGGGGAATGTGAACTACTGGGAGCGTCGGAATGGACCCGTCACGTTGACGATGCGTCCGGCACTTCTGACGGCTCTCGACGGGTCGCGTTACGAGGGGTTTGCCTACGGTTTGTTGCCCCGCCATGCTCTGACGTGGATTGCTACTGAGGCCGTTCAGACCCAGAGCCCGGTGCTCCAGTTGGGGTCAAGCATGTCCTCGTTCATGCAGAAGATCGGGCTGGCCAAGGGAGGTCGAGACGCTAAGCGTTTGACGGATCAGCTGCAGCGGCTGTTCGGCTCTCAGCTCCAGGTCCGTGGGTTGGCGATGACGGATTCGGGGTATGGCGAGAAGTCTCAGTACTTCCAGATTGCTGATGCGGTTCAGTTGTGGTTCTCAAATGATGACGAGTTGCAGGGCACTCGGGGGTTGTGGGCGTCGACGGTGACGCTTTCAGATCAGTTCTTCCGGTCGATTGTTGATGCGCCCATTCCGGTGAATCTTGAGGCGATGAAGGCTCTCGGGGCCTCTCCAATGCGCCTGGATATCTATCTGTGGGCGACGTATCGGGCGCACACGCTTGAGACCACGGCGAGGGTGACGTGGGCGGAGCTGAATCAGCAGTTCGGTGGTCAGTACGGTTCGCTGAGGCAGTTCAAGGCTCAGTTCGTGAAGAACCTGCGTGAGGTCCAGATTGTCTATCCGGAGCTCAGGGTAGAGGTGACAGGAGAACATCTCGTTCTTCGGCCATCGCGTCCGCATGCGGCCGAGCCTAAACGGCGTGCCGAGCTGATCTAG
- a CDS encoding TetR/AcrR family transcriptional regulator, translating into MSEAGEQRGPARPSGRRGGDSVTRNDILDAALTLFARLGYDATSVRAIAAEAGVDPALVRHFFGGKETLFATAMAQRSEIPDRFAAAFKGDPDRLGRRVAGAYLGLWEDTSTRPLLLALARSATTSDAAGLMLQEILGGRITGGDQTTTAFPELSRPIILAASQLLGVAFARYVLRVPQLAELDLDELVDDIAPTIQRYLSSPSSR; encoded by the coding sequence ATGAGCGAGGCTGGCGAGCAGAGGGGGCCCGCCCGTCCCTCCGGTCGGCGTGGTGGCGACAGCGTCACGCGGAACGACATCCTCGATGCAGCCCTCACCCTGTTCGCACGACTGGGTTACGACGCCACATCCGTGCGCGCGATCGCGGCTGAGGCCGGGGTCGACCCGGCCCTGGTCCGCCATTTCTTCGGCGGCAAGGAAACGCTGTTCGCGACCGCGATGGCTCAGCGCAGCGAGATCCCCGACAGGTTCGCCGCGGCATTCAAGGGTGACCCCGATCGGCTCGGCCGCCGGGTGGCGGGCGCGTACCTGGGCCTGTGGGAAGACACCTCGACGCGGCCCCTGCTGCTGGCATTGGCTCGTTCGGCAACGACCTCCGACGCTGCTGGGCTCATGCTCCAGGAGATCCTCGGTGGGCGGATCACCGGCGGCGACCAGACGACGACGGCCTTTCCGGAGTTGTCGCGCCCGATCATCCTCGCCGCATCGCAACTGCTGGGCGTCGCCTTCGCCCGCTACGTCCTGCGGGTGCCCCAGCTGGCAGAGCTCGACCTCGATGAGCTCGTCGACGATATCGCCCCGACGATCCAGCGGTATCTGTCGTCGCCGTCGAGCAGGTGA
- a CDS encoding ATP-dependent DNA ligase, translating to MSDLPAGLRPPEVALARLADTIPGPGALPGGSLYEPKWDGFRLVIVRAADVTLWSRQGKDLTRHFPDLAAAAEEQLPHGYVVDGEAVVWSEDRLDFDALQKRLTTSPAAVQRLAHQRPASYAAFDLLAVDDHDARSLPLRDRRALLEQLAQDWAPPLNLSPATTDYGEAVAWFEQLHTAGIEGLVIKGAGDRYSGGVRQWVKVKHRDTLDVICAAVIGTLRQPQELVVGLPVDGELRIVGRSTPLRAAPARGLGRLLRPAVGEGHPWPAQIKPGALDRFGNSGRELVDLTLVEPIVVEISADVAWSGRSFRHAVRYLRARPELDLADVPERER from the coding sequence ATGAGCGACCTTCCGGCAGGGCTGCGCCCGCCTGAGGTTGCTCTGGCCCGCCTGGCCGACACGATCCCGGGGCCGGGCGCTCTGCCGGGTGGGAGCCTGTACGAGCCCAAATGGGACGGGTTCCGCCTCGTCATCGTCCGCGCCGCCGACGTGACGCTGTGGTCGCGTCAGGGCAAGGACCTCACTCGGCACTTCCCGGACCTCGCGGCGGCCGCGGAGGAGCAGCTGCCCCACGGGTACGTCGTCGACGGCGAAGCTGTCGTGTGGTCCGAGGACAGGCTGGACTTCGACGCGCTGCAGAAGCGGCTCACCACCAGCCCTGCCGCGGTGCAGCGCCTCGCCCACCAGCGGCCGGCGTCCTATGCCGCGTTCGACCTTCTCGCCGTCGACGACCATGACGCACGCTCGCTACCGCTCCGCGACCGCCGAGCCCTGCTCGAGCAGCTCGCCCAAGACTGGGCCCCGCCCCTGAATCTCTCGCCCGCCACCACCGACTACGGCGAGGCGGTGGCCTGGTTCGAGCAGCTGCACACGGCAGGGATCGAGGGACTCGTCATCAAGGGCGCCGGAGACCGGTACAGCGGGGGAGTGCGGCAGTGGGTGAAGGTCAAGCACCGCGACACCCTCGACGTGATCTGCGCCGCCGTCATCGGCACTCTCCGCCAGCCCCAGGAGCTCGTCGTCGGCCTGCCCGTCGATGGAGAGCTGCGGATCGTGGGCCGCAGCACGCCGCTGCGCGCGGCGCCGGCCCGTGGCCTCGGCCGCTTGCTACGGCCAGCGGTGGGGGAGGGGCATCCCTGGCCGGCACAGATCAAGCCCGGCGCCCTGGACCGATTCGGCAACAGCGGCCGCGAGCTCGTCGACCTCACTCTCGTCGAGCCGATCGTGGTCGAGATCTCCGCCGACGTCGCCTGGTCCGGACGATCCTTCCGGCACGCCGTCCGCTACCTGCGAGCTCGACCCGAGCTCGACTTGGCTGACGTTCCCGAGCGGGAGCGCTGA
- a CDS encoding DUF2188 domain-containing protein, with amino-acid sequence MGWVLGAAILAAAVVVGIASERDEYRAFRSSRWLRRRMVQDGVIMPAGDVETFHQDGQWHNRIEGEKGTSGSFKTKCEATEAGREQARRLQREHIIRNENGQIGERNSYGHDPRNVPG; translated from the coding sequence ATGGGATGGGTCCTCGGGGCGGCGATCCTGGCGGCAGCTGTGGTTGTCGGGATCGCGAGCGAGCGCGACGAATATCGCGCGTTCCGGTCGTCTCGGTGGCTTCGTCGACGGATGGTACAGGACGGAGTGATCATGCCTGCAGGAGATGTCGAGACCTTCCACCAGGACGGCCAGTGGCACAACCGGATCGAGGGGGAGAAGGGCACTAGCGGCTCGTTCAAGACCAAGTGCGAGGCCACCGAAGCGGGCCGGGAGCAGGCCCGTCGGCTGCAGCGGGAGCACATTATCCGGAACGAGAACGGGCAGATCGGGGAGAGGAACTCCTACGGCCACGACCCCCGCAACGTCCCCGGCTGA